ATATGATTTCAATTAGGCAGGCAAAATGAATAAATGGCAGAAATTAAGCGCAGCGGTCCTTCTTGCCGCCTTATTATCGAATTGCACAAGACTTCCTCAGCAAAATGAGGAATACGTCTCAGGTTTAGTTCAAGATAGAATCGCAAAAAATACCTGCTGGCAAAAGGCTTGCCATCAAGATCCAGCTATCGCTGAATTCATTCAAAATGCAGTCAGTCAAACGCTTAGCGTTGATCAAGCTGTCCAAGTAGCGCTATTGAATAATCCCCGTTTACAAGAAGCTTTTGAAGAGATTGGAATCGCACAGGCCGATTTAATTGAAGCGGGCCTTTTATCCAATCCTGTTTTTGAAGGATTCATGCGCTATCCTGATGCAAAAAGAGCAAAAATTGATGCTGAAATCTCTGTCATGCAGAATTTTCTAGATGTTTTTCTCATCCCTTTAAAAAGACGCCTTGCCTCGGCTGAATTACAGCAAACGCTCTACGAAACAAGCAGCAAGATTCTTGATTTATCCTTTGAAGTAGAGGAAACCTACTACGCCCTGGTGGCGGCCTATCAAAGAAGAGATCTTCTAAAGATGATGATTGAGCTGGCCGATATTGCCAATCAAATCGCGTTGGCTCAGATTCAAGTGGGCACGATTTACAAATTAGACTTACAGTTGCGGACAGCGCAGTATCTTGAAAAGACAGTCGAGCTAGCTGACGCGGAAAGAGCGCTTATTCAGCTAAAAGAAAAGCTCAATTCCCTAATGGGCCTTGCAAGTGGTAAGGTCTGTTGGACGGTAGAAAATGAATTGCCTTATATACCTTCTTCAGAGCCCAATCTCGATTGTTTAGAATCTATCGCCTTTTATGAACGGCTGGATATTCAAGCAGCCCGCTGGAATGTTGAGCGCCTGGCGAGGTTTTTCCCGACCGTCCAATGGTGGACTTTTACAGGCTTGCAGGCCGGCTTCTCCTCAGAAAGAGATGCGGACGGCATACGCGTCACAGGTCCACAGTTTTCCGCCAGCCTTCCCTTATTCAATTTCGGACAAGCAGACAGGCATCGCCTCTTTGCCCAGTTTAGGCAAGCAGTGGATCGCTTAGCGGCTCTGGAAATCGATACTTATGCCCAAGTTCGTGAAGCAAGAGAACTTTTACTCGTCTCACGCAATCAAGTGAGCTTATATGCAGGCAAGATTTTGCCTAACCAAGCACAAATCGTCCATTCAACCGAAGAATTATACAATGTCATGGGAGTGGGAGTATTTGAGCTTTTAGATAACAAGCGCAATCAGCTTCAAGCCTATCTCAATTATCTTTTAGCTTTGCGGGATTATTGGATTGCAAGAGTAAAATTAGATAAAGCCATCGGCGGCAAATTGTATTTAATTGGTCCCGCCTATCAAAACGACTGTTGCGAAGAAGGAGGGAAGGAAGAATGAAACGATTCTGCACGAGCGCCATAAGCTTATTGTTTGCTGTT
This DNA window, taken from Candidatus Protochlamydia phocaeensis, encodes the following:
- a CDS encoding TolC family protein; translated protein: MNKWQKLSAAVLLAALLSNCTRLPQQNEEYVSGLVQDRIAKNTCWQKACHQDPAIAEFIQNAVSQTLSVDQAVQVALLNNPRLQEAFEEIGIAQADLIEAGLLSNPVFEGFMRYPDAKRAKIDAEISVMQNFLDVFLIPLKRRLASAELQQTLYETSSKILDLSFEVEETYYALVAAYQRRDLLKMMIELADIANQIALAQIQVGTIYKLDLQLRTAQYLEKTVELADAERALIQLKEKLNSLMGLASGKVCWTVENELPYIPSSEPNLDCLESIAFYERLDIQAARWNVERLARFFPTVQWWTFTGLQAGFSSERDADGIRVTGPQFSASLPLFNFGQADRHRLFAQFRQAVDRLAALEIDTYAQVREARELLLVSRNQVSLYAGKILPNQAQIVHSTEELYNVMGVGVFELLDNKRNQLQAYLNYLLALRDYWIARVKLDKAIGGKLYLIGPAYQNDCCEEGGKEE